One window of Aedes aegypti strain LVP_AGWG unplaced genomic scaffold, AaegL5.0 Primary Assembly AGWG_AaegL5_hic_scaff_1654_PBJ_arrow, whole genome shotgun sequence genomic DNA carries:
- the LOC110680614 gene encoding histone H4 has protein sequence MTGRGKGGKGLGKGGAKRHRKVLRDNIQGITKPAIRRLARRGGVKRISGLIYEETRGVLKVFLENVIRDAVTYTEHAKRKTVTAMDVVYALKRQGRTLYGFGG, from the coding sequence ATGACCGGCCGTGGCAAGGGAGGCAAAGGACTCGGAAAAGGAGGCGCCaagcgtcatcgcaaggttttgcgtgaTAACATCCAGGGTATCACCAAGCCCGCAATCCGTCGTCTGGCTCGTCGTGGAGGAGTCAAGCGTATCTCCGGACTTATCTACGAGGAAACTCGTGGTGTGTTGAAGGTGTTCCTGGAAAACGTCATCCGTGATGCCGTTACCTACACTGAACACGCCAAGCGTAAAACCGTTACCGCTATGGATGTTGTCTACGCTCTGAAGCGTCAGGGACGCACCCTGTACGGTTTCGGAGGTTAA